Proteins from a genomic interval of bacterium:
- a CDS encoding 50S ribosomal protein L25 has translation MKRVSLQAEKREVSGKGGARKLRSTGRVPAIIYGNEVPETLHIALDSKVLIHSVKPHEAHNFIVDLEVEKTVYPTIIAEIQQDPVTEEPLHVDFYRISMNKPIHTTIPIILSGSSPGVKEGGMLEHTLREINISCLPGNLPDSIEVDVSNLDLDESIHVSDLAAPSGVEFITEVHDTVVHVRRPRLITEEEAAVVLEGEEAPVEGEEGAAEEEAAE, from the coding sequence ATGAAACGGGTTAGTTTACAGGCCGAGAAGCGCGAGGTCAGCGGCAAGGGCGGCGCTCGCAAGCTCCGCAGCACCGGTCGCGTGCCGGCCATCATCTACGGCAACGAGGTCCCGGAAACCCTCCACATCGCCTTAGACTCGAAGGTCCTGATCCATTCCGTGAAGCCCCACGAGGCGCACAACTTCATCGTGGACCTCGAGGTCGAAAAAACGGTCTACCCGACCATCATCGCCGAGATTCAACAGGACCCCGTGACCGAGGAACCCCTCCACGTGGACTTCTACCGCATCTCCATGAACAAGCCCATCCACACCACGATTCCCATCATCCTCTCCGGCTCCTCTCCGGGGGTGAAGGAGGGCGGCATGCTGGAGCACACGCTGCGGGAGATAAACATCTCCTGCCTGCCCGGCAATCTGCCCGACTCCATCGAGGTGGACGTTTCCAACCTCGACCTGGACGAGTCCATCCACGTCTCCGACCTGGCGGCCCCGTCCGGCGTCGAGTTCATCACCGAGGTGCACGACACGGTGGTCCACGTGCGTCGGCCGCGCCTGATCACCGAGGAGGAGGCCGCCGTGGTCCTCGAGGGTGAGGAGGCCCCCGTCGAGGGCGAGGAGGGCGCCGCCGAGGAAGAGGCGGCGGAGTAG
- the pth gene encoding aminoacyl-tRNA hydrolase, producing MLVVGLGNPGERYAETPHNLGFIAVDELARRGRLRSWRRVCESLTGKISLAGRRLHLCKPQTYMNLSGRSVSCLLRETDTPPEGSLVICDDVNIPFGALRLRPSGGSGGHNGLEDIVAHIGENFPRMRIGCGPAPEWADLAEFVLSPFTEERLREVGGVLERVVEGLILLEREGWQKAMARVNARVQGEEGSSENEPET from the coding sequence GTGCTCGTCGTCGGTCTGGGCAATCCCGGCGAACGCTACGCCGAAACCCCCCACAACCTGGGCTTCATAGCGGTGGACGAGTTGGCCCGCCGCGGCAGGCTCCGGAGCTGGCGACGGGTGTGCGAGAGCCTGACCGGCAAAATTTCCCTCGCCGGGCGGCGGCTCCACTTGTGTAAACCGCAGACCTACATGAACCTCTCGGGACGGTCGGTGTCCTGCCTTTTGCGCGAGACCGACACCCCACCCGAGGGGTCGTTGGTAATCTGCGACGACGTGAACATCCCCTTCGGCGCGCTCCGGCTCAGGCCGTCCGGCGGCTCGGGAGGCCACAACGGCCTGGAGGACATCGTCGCCCACATCGGCGAGAATTTTCCCCGGATGCGTATCGGGTGCGGGCCGGCGCCCGAGTGGGCGGACCTGGCGGAATTCGTCCTCTCACCCTTCACCGAGGAGCGCCTCCGCGAGGTCGGCGGGGTCCTCGAACGGGTCGTGGAGGGATTGATCCTCCTGGAGCGGGAAGGTTGGCAGAAGGCCATGGCCCGTGTGAACGCCCGGGTGCAGGGTGAGGAAGGCTCGTCGGAAAACGAGCCCGAGACGTAG